The Falco cherrug isolate bFalChe1 chromosome 20, bFalChe1.pri, whole genome shotgun sequence genomic sequence ACCACCAGCTGGGTGCTCCTGGCCCCAGCATGGGTGCtatgggtgctgtgggtgctatgggtgctgtgggtgctgtgagTGCTATGGGTGCTGTGAGTGCtatgggtgctgtgggtgctataggTACTATGGGTGCTGTGAGTGCTATGGGTGCTATGGGTGCTGCGGGTGCTATGGGTGCTGTGagtgctgtgggtgctataggTAGTATGGGTGCTGTGAGTGCTATGGGTGCTGTGAGTGCTATGGGTGCTATGGGTGCTGTGAAGTGCTATGGGTGCTATGGGTGCTGTGAGTGCTATGGGTGCTGTGAAGTGCTATGGGTGCTATAGGTACTATGGGTGCTATGGGTGCTGTGAGTGCtatgggtgctgtgggtgctgtgagTGCtatgggtgctgtgggtgctatgGGTGCTGTGAGTGCtatgggtgctgtgggtgctgtgaaGTGCtatgggtgctgtgggtgctatgGGAGCTGTGAGTGCTATGGGTGCTGTGAGTGCTATGGGTGCtatgggtgctgtgggtgctgtgggtgctgtgagTGCtatgggtgctgtgggtgctatgGGTGCTATAGGTGCTATGGGTGCTATGGGTGCTGTGAAGTGCtatgggtgctgtgggtgctatgGGTGCTATAGGTGCTATGGGTGCCCTCCTCCACTGCCAGCCATTTACATCCCATGGCTCGCAGGTCCTGCCCTATGCGAGAGAGTGTTCTGCGCAGTgcctgcagggatgcagggcaggATCTGGCTCCTTGGTGCTCTCATCCATCCGCCAGCCCGGGTACCTCGGTGGGGATATCCCAGGAATGCCgtccccagcacccctgccccacagctcaccacacccATCACCAGCCACATCACCCAAGTGATCCCCCTGTGTGTCCCCAGGCACACAAAGAGCCAGAGGAGCCGCCTGCCCCCATCTACCTCAACATCCAGGAGCTGCGGGAAGAAGCCGCGGCCGCCAGATCGGCCCCAGAGGAGGCCGGCAGCTCCAGCTTGGATTGGGAAACCCACACGGATACGGAGAGTGgacatttgttttattataacCCGGTGACGGGCGAGACCACGTGGGATTGTCCCTTTGGGCAGGCAGAAGATGGAGTGAGTCCCGCCGCCTCTCCCGCCTCCTCGCTCACCCACAGCCCGGAGTTTCCCGCGTGGGAGCAGTACGTGGACGAAGCCAGCGGACAGGCTTTTTTCTATAATTCGGTAACAGGTGAGACGTCGTGGGACCCCCCCCTCGCGGCAGACGGAGGCAGCTCCCAGGATATGTACCCTGGGGTGACACGGTACAGTTCCATGGAGCAGAGGGTGAGCACCCAGCGAGGCACAGGGATGATGAGGATGGGGGTGGAGATGGAGGTGGAGATGaaggtgggagcagggatggagatggagatggagatggagatggagatggagatggagatggagatggagatggagaCGGAGATGGGAATGGAAATGGAGATGGGAATGGAGAcagggatggagatggagatggagatggagatggagatggagatggagatgaAGTGGAGAcagggatggagatggagatggagatggagaCAGGGATGCAGATGGAGGTGGGAatggagatggagatggagacagggatggagatggagatgggAGTGGAGATATGAGTGTGGATGGAGATGGACATGGGAATGGAGATGGAGACAAGGATGGAGATGGAGGTGGGAATGGAGGTGGAGACAGAGATGGGAATGGTGATGTAGACAGAGGCAGTGATGTAGACAGAGACAGAGATGGAGATGTAAATGGGAATGGAGATGATGGAGATGGGGCAGCCCCCACCTTGGCTGGCTGTGGCCTGGGGATGTGTATGCTCTTGGTGGGGCACAAGACCTTGACCTGGCTCTTCTCTCCAGCCACCCACTCCAGAAACAGACTATCCTGACCTGTCTCCAGATGAGCTGGAGGGTTATCCTGAGGAAGACTACTCGCCTGTGGGCTCCTACGATCAGGGGGCTGCTTTCTATCTGTCCCCGAGGCACCCTGAGGAGCTGGGTTCGCCCCCGGGCTGGTACAGGCACAGCCACCCTGAGGGAGCCGTGTTCTACCCCGAGCACTTCGCCTCTGACACGGTATGGGAACGGGGATGGGATGGAGTgagatgggatggggtgggatgggatggggtgggatgggatgggatggggtgggatgggatgggatggggtggggtgggatgggatggggtgggatgggatggggtgggatgggatgggatggggtgggatgggatggggtggggtggggtggggtgggatgggatgggatgggatgggatggggtggggtggggtggaatggaatgggatgggatggggtgggatgggatgggatggggtggggtggggtggaatggaatgggatgggatggggtgggatgggatgggatggggtggggtggggtggggtggggtgggatggggtgggatgggatgggatggggtggggtggggtggaatggaatgggatgggatggggtgggatggggtgggatgggatgggatggggtggggtggggtgggatggggtggggatggagatAGGCACAGGGATGGGATTAGGGATAGTAAcaaggatggggatggggatgggaacagggatgaggagggggatggggatagggacagggatgggggcaGGGGTATCTGCCAGGGGATTAGCATCCTCACGGGGccacagaagcagaagacaggGGCTCTGGGGCACAGTgggtgcagagcccagcaccCACCCGGCACAGGCACCTCAGGCATCacctgctccctcccttccccaggtgCCAGCGGGCGGCCGCCACAACCGTGCCAGCAGTGGCTCCAGCCAGGACAGCGGGCTCTTTGCCTGGCACAGTGCCGCGCCGCCGGCGCTGGGGCTCAAGGAGGAGAAGGTGAGCACCCTGCGGAGGGACACgagcccttccccaccccagcaccagggagggcagggggcaaaCCTGACCCCCCCCCCACATCCTTTGTCTTCCAGTTTAAAAGCCTTGAAAAAGCCGGGGTGCTCAACCGGACCAAGACAGTGGACAGAGGGAAGCGGCTCCGGTAAGCACATCCCGGTGTCCCTTGCCACCAGAGAAGGGAGCCCTGGGGGGTGGCGgggacagggctgtgctgtccccctgcatgacacaccccacacacacacacccatctGCTCCCCAGGAAGAACTGGAGCTCCTCCTGGAcggtgctggagggcaggatCCTCACCTTCTTCAAGGACTCCAAGCACTCAGCTGCCGGTGCCTTGGTAAGAGCCCTAACAGCCTCCTTGGGGCCAGCACCCATGAAATAGGGCCAGCACCCCATAGGACAAGGTCAGCACCTGTAGGATGGGACCAGCACCCATGGGATGGCACCAACACCCATGAAATAGggccagcacccacagcacgAGGCCAGCACCTGTAGGATGGGACCAGCACCCATGGAACTGCATCAGCATCCATGGGATGGTGTCAGCACCCATGGGATGGTGTCAGCACCCGTGAGATGGCACCAGCACCCATAGCACGAGGTCAGCACCTGTAGGATGGGGCCAGCACCCATGGGATGGTGTCAGCACCCATTGGATAGAGCCAACAACCACAGGACAGGGCAAGGACCCACAGGATGGGGTCAGCACCTGCAGGATGGGGCCAGGACCCATGGAATGGGTCAAGCACCCATGAGGTGGAGCTAGGACACATGAGATGAGGCCAGCACCGGTGTGGGAGCAGGGTCAGTGGCAGGGCGTCTGTCCTGCCCAGCAGCTCATCggggggagcagagaggaagcGGTGTCTgacccagcccccccaccccccaccccccccagcacccagcacccgcTGCCCGGATGCAGAAGCTGCCGTGAGTCTTGCAACACCCTGTGGTGACaacagcaggggaaggagaggagacaGACCCACACCCTCGGGGGGGACACATGGTGCTGGCCCCACTGCCAGGGTGTGGGTGCAGGGCTCCGTCATGGGGGGGGCCTTCTGGAAaacagggatggagaggggcTGGATGGAGGGGGAGCATGGCCAAagcaccccaaaacccagggcaggaggagagcaagTGGGTCTGATGCTCTTCTCTACTATAAAGACCCCAAAGGActgtcccctccctggggacagccaCCCAGGCTCCTTTCCCCATGTAATGCTGCTTCTACATGGTGCTGTCACCAAGAGGGACCCTGAAGCTGAAGCCCCTCAGGTTGGGGATGTCTCACAAGGTGAGGGCAGCTGTCTCCAGGCTGGTGGCCACGACACCCaccccactgcagcagcaccatgTCCTAGTCCTGCCGAGAGGTCCCAGTGCCACTGGAGGGGACAGAGATGTCCCACAGGGGACATTTGCCACTCCTGCCTTTCTGGAGGAGAAAGCCCACAGTGCCCCCACAGAGCAGGACCCCAGTGCCCTCGTCCCCTCCAGGACGATGCCAGAGGTGTCACCCTCATCTCCTTGCCCCCACAGcggcaccccagcaccctgaccACTCCCGAGCACACGGTGGAGCTGAGCGGGGCCACCCTTGCCTGGGCCAGCAAGGACAAGTCCAGCAAGAAACACGTCCTGGAGGTGAGCCGGGTGACACTGGGGGGGACATCGGTCACCCGGCAGGGTCCAGACGTGGCCTGCAGGGCAGTGGCTATGCCAGCACCTGCCTGGTTCATTCCACCAGCAGCGAAAGGGATGTGCGGGGGCTCCTGGTGGTGGGGACACTGGGGGACATCCCTGGACTGGGAGGAAAGGGACACGTTACCAGCCACTGTCCCTTTCCTGCGGGCATGGAGATATCACCAAGGGACATCCTGGCTCCCAGAGGGGGTTTTCCACTTGGGCTTTGCACGGGGAGGTGGtttccagctgtcccagcaaacTGGCAAACAGCAACAACTAGGGTCATCGGTGTCATGAGCTGGGCACCGTTCTCAGCCACCACCCCAAAGCCGGGTGGTCGTGGGCAGCCCCGCGGCGCTGCTCTGACGCTGCCCGCTGCTCCCGCAGCTGAAGACGCGGGAAGGCTCGGAGTTCCTCATCCAGCACGACTCGGAGCAGATCATCACCGCCTGGCAGAAGGCAATCAGCGACAGCATCAGCAGGCTGGTGAGCAggcgccccccgccctgccACCATGGGGATGGGCACAGGGGTCTCACGCTGCCCCTTCCCTAGGGCACCGACCTCCCCGGCGAGGAGGATGCTGAAAGCGGGGCGGAATTCAGCTCCCGGGAGAAGCTGGGGAGCAGCGAGGAGAAGAGGGCAGGTGAGCTCAGGCATCCCAGCACAGGGACGGGCACCGGCATCACCATCCACCAGGCAGGGTGGGGTGGCCACCCTGCGGGTGTCCCATGGTGGTGGGACATGCCAGGACAATGCTGATGTGTCCCATGTCCCCGCCAGTGGCTGGGCAGGTGCTGGGCAGCGCCAGCGGTGAGAGTGACTCCAGCAAAGTCCGGAACAAACTCCGCAAGTTCCTGCAGAGGCGGCCAACGCTGCAGTCCCTGCGCGAGAGGGGCTACATCAAGGGTGGGTGCCAGGATGGGGCTGAGCCCCCGCAGGGTGTCCCCAggctgggatgggggtggggacagccagggatggagctgggacAGAGGACCAAGCCCAACCCTCACCCGATGCTTTGGTGATGGGCTTGGGCATGTCCCGTCACCTCCAGCCACCCCCGTGTGACACCCACATGGGAACAGGACCCTCTGCGATGTCCCCAACCCTGGACCCCACCCTGGACTTGTCACTGGGCATCCTTCAGGTGTCACCTGGCTGTGCTCAAGTCCctgttgttttttccagatCCAGTTTTCGGCTGCTCCCTGCAAGCGCTGTGCGAACGGGAGCGGGGGACGGTGCCCCGCTTCGTCCTGCAGTGCATCCAGACCGTGGAGAGGAGAGGTACCTCCCGGGGgcttggggacagggacaaTCCGGGGGGGGCACCAGGATGGGGAGAGCTCTGGCTAAAGCCTCCATTGGATGGTTGGGTTTTCCCGGGAATCCcaagtgctggctgctgcaggcaccgGCACAGCCATACCGGTCGCTGTCACCATGTGCCAcctggctgtgggcacctttCTGGGGACACCGGGGGACCCATAGCTCCTCGATGGTGGGTGGCATCACATCCCAGGGTGGGTTGTGGTTAACCGGGAGGTTTCTCCCcatctcccccctccccattctCTGCCAGGTCTGGACATCGATGGGCTGTACCGGGTTAGTGGCAACCTGGCCACTGTCCAGAGACTGCGCTACAAAGTGGAGCATGGTAAGGTCACCCACGGTGACAACGGGGGGCAAATGGGATATAACCCCCACCAAGGGCAGGGTGACAGGGctctggctggggtggggggagggcaCGGGGACCCTCTCCCGTCCCTGGGGCTAGGACCTGCCTGAGGtgctgccctggccccacaGACGAGCACCTGGACCTGGATGACGGGCGCTGGGAGGACATCCACGTTGTCACCGGGGCGCTGAAGCTCTTcttcagggagctgctggagccgCTCGTCCCCTTCAGCCACTTCGACAAGTTCATCACTGCCATCAGTGaggcctggggacagggaccgAGATggcatgggatgggatggggacagggattgggacgggatgggacagggatgggatagggacagggatggggatgggatggaaCAGGTATGGGGTAGGGACAGGGACAGTGGTGGgaatgggatggggacaggatgGAACAGGTATGGAACAGGGACTGAGATGGAGtgaggtgggatgggatggggacagggattGGGATGGGATGGAACAGGGAAGGGatagggacagggatgggatggggacaggtatgggacagggacaaggacagggatgggatgggatgagatgggatagggacagggatgggaattgagatggggatgggatgggatggggtgggatgggatgggatgggatgggatgggatgggatgggatgggaagggatgggatgggaagggatgggatgggatgggatgggatgggatgggatgggatgggatgggatggggtgggatgggatgggatgggatgggatgggatggggtgggatgggatgggatagggacagggatgggaattgagatggggatgggatgggatgggatgggatgggatgggatgggatgggatgggatgggatgggatggggtgggatgggatgggatgggaatgggatgggatgggatggggtgggatgggatgggatgggatgggatgggatgggatgggatggggacaggaacagtgctggggaaggggatgaggatgggcacagggctggggacagggatggaaCAGGGACTgagatggggtggggtgggatggggacagggattGGGATGGCATGGAACGGGGAAGGGATAGGGACAGGGACGGGGATGGATGCTGCGGCTGCCAGAGCCAGCACCCCACCGTGCTGCCCTCCCCTTGCAGAACTGCAGGACCTGAGCAGGCGGGGCCGTTGCATCCGTGACCTGGTGTTTTCCCTCCCGCCCGCCCACCACGACACCATGAAGGTCCTCTTCCGCCACCTCTGCAGGTGACACCTCCCTCACTCCCCCCAAACCCAGCCAGCTGGCAGGAAGGGGGACAGGACCTGGCTTTGGGGACACGCTGAGTGACACTGTCGCTCGTCCCCGCAGGGTTATCGAGTACAGGGAGGAGAACCGCATGTCGGTGCAGAGCATCGCCATCGTCTTCGGCCCCACGCTGCTGCGGCCGGCGAGCGAGGAGGGGAACATGGCCATGCACATGGTCTTCCAGAACCAGGTGGTGGAGCACATCCTCAACCAGTACAGCTACATCTTCCCCGACGGCTAAACCCGCCAGGGACACGCATGGGGACAAGCCCAGCAGCGGGGACATGAAGGAGCAGCATCTCAGGGGAAGGACTCGGCCACGTGTCACCTTGG encodes the following:
- the ARHGAP27 gene encoding rho GTPase-activating protein 27 isoform X2; amino-acid sequence: MGDRVPGALQRSCSRASRLLRSGKAHKEPEEPPAPIYLNIQELREEAAAARSAPEEAGSSSLDWETHTDTESGHLFYYNPVTGETTWDCPFGQAEDGVSPAASPASSLTHSPEFPAWEQYVDEASGQAFFYNSVTGETSWDPPLAADGGSSQDMYPGVTRYSSMEQRPPTPETDYPDLSPDELEGYPEEDYSPVGSYDQGAAFYLSPRHPEELGSPPGWYRHSHPEGAVFYPEHFASDTVPAGGRHNRASSGSSQDSGLFAWHSAAPPALGLKEEKFKSLEKAGVLNRTKTVDRGKRLRKNWSSSWTVLEGRILTFFKDSKHSAAGALRHPSTLTTPEHTVELSGATLAWASKDKSSKKHVLELKTREGSEFLIQHDSEQIITAWQKAISDSISRLGTDLPGEEDAESGAEFSSREKLGSSEEKRAVAGQVLGSASGESDSSKVRNKLRKFLQRRPTLQSLRERGYIKDPVFGCSLQALCERERGTVPRFVLQCIQTVERRGLDIDGLYRVSGNLATVQRLRYKVEHDEHLDLDDGRWEDIHVVTGALKLFFRELLEPLVPFSHFDKFITAIKLQDLSRRGRCIRDLVFSLPPAHHDTMKVLFRHLCRVIEYREENRMSVQSIAIVFGPTLLRPASEEGNMAMHMVFQNQVVEHILNQYSYIFPDG
- the ARHGAP27 gene encoding rho GTPase-activating protein 27 isoform X1 translates to MEAAVPAEEALVLVEYGFEYRAKDGTLVSIKPNERYVLLKRTNHHWWHVKRSGDTRPFYIPAQYVKELPPIATPAPLDPPPPGHAGTDPAVLVPQQPPGYEYRFIGATEAEEPVGGCSVPRRDSPPVLSSFRAPPARSTHPAEPVQHSHSLDDLARVMPAPRGATAMGSRGDLLGHTHPLGKSRSETLYTPGKDGDTARRWPGSSHATQAHKEPEEPPAPIYLNIQELREEAAAARSAPEEAGSSSLDWETHTDTESGHLFYYNPVTGETTWDCPFGQAEDGVSPAASPASSLTHSPEFPAWEQYVDEASGQAFFYNSVTGETSWDPPLAADGGSSQDMYPGVTRYSSMEQRPPTPETDYPDLSPDELEGYPEEDYSPVGSYDQGAAFYLSPRHPEELGSPPGWYRHSHPEGAVFYPEHFASDTVPAGGRHNRASSGSSQDSGLFAWHSAAPPALGLKEEKFKSLEKAGVLNRTKTVDRGKRLRKNWSSSWTVLEGRILTFFKDSKHSAAGALRHPSTLTTPEHTVELSGATLAWASKDKSSKKHVLELKTREGSEFLIQHDSEQIITAWQKAISDSISRLGTDLPGEEDAESGAEFSSREKLGSSEEKRAVAGQVLGSASGESDSSKVRNKLRKFLQRRPTLQSLRERGYIKDPVFGCSLQALCERERGTVPRFVLQCIQTVERRGLDIDGLYRVSGNLATVQRLRYKVEHDEHLDLDDGRWEDIHVVTGALKLFFRELLEPLVPFSHFDKFITAIKLQDLSRRGRCIRDLVFSLPPAHHDTMKVLFRHLCRVIEYREENRMSVQSIAIVFGPTLLRPASEEGNMAMHMVFQNQVVEHILNQYSYIFPDG